The Flavobacterium marginilacus genome window below encodes:
- a CDS encoding DinB family protein, with protein sequence MTIEILRTLFNRDLNRLKLEIDSYSDEGKIWHIEKLISNSGGNLCLHLIGNLNTYIGAQIGNTNYIRNRDLEFSNKFVPKSTLIAQIDAAIVMINNTLDQLLDEDLKHEHPYLVFENKTSAEYLLIHLTTHLAYHLGQINYHRRLLDN encoded by the coding sequence ATGACTATAGAAATTTTACGAACATTATTTAATCGGGATCTCAATAGGCTTAAATTAGAAATTGATTCCTACTCCGATGAGGGTAAAATATGGCACATTGAAAAATTAATATCAAATTCCGGAGGCAACCTTTGTTTGCATTTAATAGGTAATCTGAATACTTATATAGGCGCCCAAATTGGGAATACAAATTACATTAGAAACAGAGACTTAGAATTTTCTAATAAATTTGTTCCGAAAAGCACGCTCATTGCTCAAATCGACGCTGCAATTGTAATGATTAATAATACACTCGATCAGCTTTTAGATGAAGATTTAAAACATGAACATCCCTATCTGGTTTTCGAAAATAAAACTTCTGCTGAGTATTTATTAATTCACCTCACAACACATTTAGCTTATCATTTGGGTCAGATTAATTATCACAGACGGTTATTGGATAATTAA
- the pflB gene encoding formate C-acetyltransferase: protein MKSTIETTNFKTGNWNNAIDVYDFVLQNISPYEGDQSFLAGPSEKTNKLWDVCKENLLEERKKNGCLAIDTNIISNLTSFGPGYIDKDNEVIVGLQTDQLLKRAMKPFGGIKLVQSAVAERGLTVSDEVVKIFNYAKDHNQAVFSAYDSEIRAYRSKHLLTGLPDNYARGRIIGDFRRVALYGVDRLIEAKKEDFTAVAGEMTDHKVRLREEITEQINALQDMKIMANSYGIDISVPAVNAKEAVQFTYLAYLSAVKEQDGAAMSLGNVSSFLDIYIENDLKSGLINEEEAQEFIDQFVMKLRLVRHLRPGAYDEIFGGDPTWVTEAIGGQLNDGRTKVTKTSFRFLQTLYNLGASPEPNLTILWSQSLPQGFKDFCAKVSIDTSSLQYENDDLMRTNRGSDDYGIACCVSYQKIGKTIQHFGARANLPKALLMALNGGREEDKGSVVIKNIPQMADGVLDYDSVMNIFKTTLAEVARVYAKSMYIIHYMHDKYYYERAQMALIDSDPNIDIAYGAAGISIIADSLSAIKYAKVTPVRNDIGLTVDFNIEGDFPKFGNDDDRVDSIAQEITTIFITELRKHTAYKNATPTLSLLTITSNVMYGSNTGSTPDGRKGGEAFAPGANPMHGRDTNGAIASLNSVSKLKYQDAQDGISYTFTMVPKSLGSDKEEQVDNLTTILNSYFGRNAHHLNVNVLNKETLIDAYNHPENYPQLTIRVSGYAVNFVRLSKAHQLEVITRTFHESL, encoded by the coding sequence ATGAAAAGTACGATTGAAACAACAAATTTTAAAACAGGGAATTGGAATAATGCAATTGATGTTTATGATTTTGTATTGCAAAATATTTCTCCGTATGAAGGTGATCAAAGTTTCTTAGCCGGTCCGTCTGAAAAGACTAATAAGCTATGGGATGTTTGTAAAGAAAATTTACTTGAAGAAAGAAAGAAAAACGGCTGTTTAGCTATTGATACTAATATCATCTCTAATCTTACCTCATTCGGTCCTGGTTATATTGATAAAGACAATGAAGTAATTGTAGGTCTTCAGACTGACCAGTTATTAAAAAGAGCGATGAAACCTTTCGGAGGAATCAAATTAGTACAGTCTGCAGTTGCAGAAAGAGGTTTGACAGTTTCTGATGAAGTAGTTAAAATATTCAATTATGCTAAAGATCATAATCAAGCAGTATTTAGTGCTTATGACAGTGAAATTAGAGCATACCGCTCAAAACACTTATTAACAGGATTGCCTGATAATTATGCAAGAGGAAGAATCATTGGTGATTTTAGAAGAGTAGCACTTTATGGCGTAGACCGTCTTATCGAAGCTAAGAAAGAGGATTTTACTGCTGTTGCAGGTGAAATGACAGATCATAAAGTACGTCTTAGAGAAGAAATCACGGAGCAGATAAATGCTTTACAGGATATGAAAATCATGGCCAATTCATACGGCATTGATATTTCTGTACCTGCTGTAAATGCAAAAGAAGCTGTTCAATTTACATATTTAGCTTATTTAAGTGCGGTAAAAGAACAAGACGGCGCTGCAATGTCTTTGGGTAATGTTTCATCATTTTTGGATATTTATATCGAAAATGATTTGAAATCAGGTTTAATAAATGAGGAAGAAGCTCAGGAATTTATTGACCAGTTCGTTATGAAACTCCGTTTGGTGCGCCATTTGCGTCCAGGTGCCTATGATGAAATTTTTGGAGGAGATCCAACTTGGGTAACCGAAGCTATCGGCGGACAGCTTAACGATGGAAGAACAAAAGTTACCAAAACTTCTTTTAGATTCTTACAGACTTTATATAATTTAGGAGCTTCTCCTGAACCAAACCTGACTATTCTTTGGTCTCAAAGCCTGCCACAGGGCTTTAAAGATTTTTGTGCCAAAGTTTCTATCGACACTTCTTCTCTTCAGTATGAGAATGATGATTTAATGCGTACCAACAGAGGATCTGATGATTATGGAATTGCATGCTGTGTTTCATATCAAAAAATTGGTAAAACAATCCAGCATTTTGGAGCTCGTGCAAATTTACCAAAAGCACTGCTTATGGCTTTAAACGGCGGACGCGAGGAAGATAAAGGATCTGTTGTTATTAAAAACATCCCTCAAATGGCTGATGGTGTTCTTGATTATGATTCAGTTATGAACATATTTAAAACTACACTGGCAGAAGTAGCAAGAGTTTATGCAAAATCAATGTATATCATTCATTATATGCATGACAAATACTATTATGAAAGAGCACAGATGGCTTTGATTGATAGTGACCCAAATATTGATATTGCTTATGGTGCAGCTGGAATTTCAATTATTGCCGATTCCTTATCTGCTATCAAATATGCTAAAGTAACTCCTGTTAGAAACGACATCGGATTAACTGTAGATTTCAATATCGAAGGAGATTTTCCAAAATTCGGAAATGATGATGACCGAGTAGACAGTATCGCACAGGAAATCACTACTATATTTATTACTGAATTGAGAAAACATACTGCTTACAAAAATGCAACTCCTACCCTGTCTTTATTGACTATTACATCAAATGTGATGTATGGTTCCAATACTGGTTCAACACCAGACGGACGCAAAGGCGGCGAAGCTTTTGCACCAGGAGCAAACCCAATGCACGGCAGAGATACAAATGGAGCTATTGCTTCTTTGAACTCAGTTAGTAAATTAAAATATCAGGATGCTCAGGATGGTATTTCATATACATTTACAATGGTTCCAAAATCTCTGGGTTCCGATAAAGAAGAACAGGTAGATAATCTGACAACGATTTTAAACAGTTACTTCGGCCGTAATGCACATCACTTGAATGTGAATGTCCTTAACAAAGAAACATTAATTGATGCTTACAACCATCCTGAAAATTACCCTCAGTTAACAATAAGAGTTTCTGGATATGCCGTAAACTTCGTTCGATTATCTAAAGCACATCAGCTTGAAGTTATTACCAGAACTTTTCACGAAAGTTTATAA
- the pflA gene encoding pyruvate formate-lyase-activating protein, whose protein sequence is MYFPQQQYTDDSIDAHNPDLLRIHSIETFGTHDGPGIRMVIFVQGCQFRCLYCQNPDTLDIHGGSFLPIEELVEKALHQKTYFGKKGGITVSGGEPLLQREKLIHFFDRLHENGIHTCLDSNGRVLDSKTEQLLERTDLLLLDVKHINKECHKKLTGVKNKTTLRLAEYRESTGKPMWLRYVLVPGWSDQEEYLHEWGQYFTSYKTIEKVEIIPFHQMGKSKWELLGLEYQLADTKPHTAEEVNKAAEIFRLYFKNVKVK, encoded by the coding sequence ATGTATTTTCCACAGCAACAATATACAGACGATTCAATAGACGCTCATAATCCTGACCTACTGCGAATCCATTCTATTGAAACATTTGGAACTCATGACGGCCCTGGAATTCGAATGGTCATTTTTGTTCAGGGATGCCAGTTCAGATGCCTGTATTGTCAAAACCCTGACACTCTGGATATTCATGGCGGTTCTTTTCTGCCTATTGAAGAACTAGTTGAAAAAGCGCTGCATCAAAAAACTTATTTTGGCAAAAAAGGAGGTATTACAGTTTCTGGAGGCGAACCTTTACTGCAGAGAGAAAAATTAATTCATTTTTTTGACCGTCTGCACGAAAACGGAATTCATACCTGTCTGGATTCTAATGGAAGAGTACTAGACTCTAAAACAGAACAATTACTCGAAAGAACCGATTTACTGCTATTGGATGTCAAACACATCAATAAAGAATGTCATAAAAAGCTGACTGGTGTAAAAAACAAAACAACTCTCCGATTAGCCGAATATAGAGAAAGTACTGGAAAACCCATGTGGCTGCGCTACGTTTTAGTACCAGGCTGGAGCGATCAGGAGGAATATCTTCATGAATGGGGACAATATTTTACTTCTTATAAAACAATCGAAAAAGTAGAAATCATTCCTTTCCATCAAATGGGAAAAAGCAAGTGGGAGTTATTAGGCTTAGAATATCAGTTAGCAGATACAAAACCGCACACAGCTGAAGAAGTAAATAAAGCTGCTGAAATATTCAGGCTGTACTTCAAAAATGTAAAAGTTAAATAA
- a CDS encoding OFA family MFS transporter, producing the protein MSKNKYLIVLAGMIMQLSIGSIYAYSKWIEPLTKELNWDAHDTKTGFSLAICFLGLTAAFMGKFAQKIGPMKSGLIAALFLTIGLLGGALAVKINSMSLFYLTYGVLQGIGLGFGYIAPVYTVVKWFPDRPGLASGIIIMSFALGSLLASFLIGPLYASMGLSGAFTVLGIGYGICMLLSALYLANPISSDENQHAHIDLTPKQIVTDRRFIALWLLLFLNVCGGIAIISKAAVLGEEVVGMSTAQATIFVAIIGLFNGIGRLFWSSISDKIGCWAAFMFFIGINAICFALIPTFSSSQISFQTLTFIIIAGYGAGFATMPSFVKSIFGAEKYGQILGYTLTAWSAAGFAGPLLLGLTADISIFYLFAVLLLFALFVGLWLKTLLLKPVAS; encoded by the coding sequence ATGTCAAAAAATAAATATTTGATAGTATTGGCAGGAATGATTATGCAGTTATCCATAGGATCTATTTACGCTTACAGCAAATGGATTGAACCTTTAACCAAAGAATTAAACTGGGATGCTCACGATACCAAAACAGGATTCAGTCTTGCCATTTGTTTCTTAGGATTAACGGCTGCTTTCATGGGGAAATTTGCCCAAAAAATTGGCCCAATGAAATCAGGATTAATTGCAGCTTTGTTTTTAACTATAGGATTACTAGGAGGTGCCTTAGCGGTCAAAATAAATTCTATGAGTTTATTTTACCTTACTTACGGAGTTTTACAAGGCATTGGTTTGGGATTTGGATATATTGCACCTGTTTACACAGTTGTAAAATGGTTTCCAGACCGTCCGGGATTGGCTTCGGGAATTATTATTATGTCATTTGCATTGGGATCTTTATTGGCTTCTTTTTTAATTGGGCCTTTATATGCTTCAATGGGCCTTTCAGGAGCATTTACTGTTTTAGGAATCGGTTATGGAATTTGCATGCTTTTGAGTGCTTTATATTTGGCAAATCCAATAAGCTCCGATGAAAATCAGCATGCACATATCGATTTGACTCCAAAACAAATAGTGACAGACAGGCGTTTTATCGCACTTTGGTTATTATTATTCCTGAACGTTTGCGGTGGCATTGCCATAATCTCAAAAGCGGCTGTTTTAGGAGAAGAAGTTGTTGGAATGAGTACTGCACAAGCAACTATTTTTGTTGCAATTATAGGTTTGTTTAATGGAATTGGACGTTTATTTTGGTCAAGTATTTCAGATAAAATTGGCTGTTGGGCAGCTTTTATGTTTTTTATCGGAATCAATGCAATCTGTTTCGCATTAATACCAACTTTTTCAAGCAGTCAAATTTCGTTTCAAACATTAACTTTTATTATTATTGCGGGTTATGGCGCAGGTTTTGCTACTATGCCTTCTTTTGTAAAAAGCATTTTTGGTGCTGAAAAATACGGTCAGATACTTGGTTACACATTGACCGCTTGGTCTGCGGCTGGATTTGCTGGTCCGCTGCTATTAGGCTTGACTGCTGATATTTCAATTTTTTATTTGTTTGCAGTATTGCTGCTCTTCGCTTTGTTTGTCGGGCTATGGCTCAAGACATTATTATTAAAACCTGTTGCTTCTTAA
- a CDS encoding NAD(P)H-dependent oxidoreductase yields the protein MKNILIINGHPNTASYNFALAESYKNGALEAKANIETIFIADLKFNPNLAYGYQKRIDLEPDLIEAWEKIKKADHLVWIHPVWWGGLPAITKGFIDRLFLPGMAFQYRENSVWWDKLLKGKTAHIITTLDQPSWYYYLFNSKPSVNQLKKAVLEFCGVKPVKVTYVGIIKSSDEKQREKWMRKIFQLGSQLK from the coding sequence ATGAAAAATATCCTGATAATAAACGGGCATCCTAATACTGCCAGTTATAATTTTGCTTTAGCGGAATCCTATAAAAACGGCGCTTTGGAAGCAAAAGCAAATATTGAAACCATTTTTATTGCAGATTTAAAGTTCAATCCAAATTTAGCTTACGGCTATCAAAAAAGAATAGATTTAGAACCCGATTTAATTGAGGCTTGGGAAAAAATTAAAAAAGCCGATCATTTGGTATGGATTCATCCTGTCTGGTGGGGCGGTCTTCCTGCAATTACCAAAGGCTTTATTGATAGGCTTTTTTTGCCTGGAATGGCTTTTCAATACCGTGAAAATTCGGTTTGGTGGGATAAATTATTGAAAGGAAAAACGGCACATATCATTACTACACTTGATCAGCCGAGCTGGTATTATTATTTATTCAATTCAAAACCAAGTGTCAATCAATTAAAAAAAGCAGTATTAGAATTTTGCGGGGTAAAACCTGTAAAAGTAACTTATGTCGGCATAATTAAAAGTTCTGATGAAAAACAGCGTGAAAAATGGATGCGTAAAATTTTTCAATTGGGATCACAGCTCAAATAA
- a CDS encoding Crp/Fnr family transcriptional regulator, with the protein MIEIFQYLFQLNPEECQLLNSLITYRKIKKSDYLISENQVCNEIVFVKSGIMRSFFINSKGDEITNCFTFENEFMTAFSSFITQNPTDENIQAITDCELEVIDKTAVEKLFSSSFRWADIGRKIAENEVVNLHNRISSLQKRSSIERYEALFINHQKYIQYIPLIYLASYLGVSTRHLSRIRQTAVF; encoded by the coding sequence ATGATAGAAATTTTTCAATATTTATTTCAATTAAATCCAGAAGAATGTCAGCTGTTAAATAGTTTAATCACTTACAGAAAAATTAAAAAATCAGATTATTTAATTTCTGAAAATCAGGTCTGTAATGAAATTGTATTCGTAAAATCCGGAATTATGCGCTCTTTTTTTATCAATTCAAAAGGAGATGAAATAACCAACTGTTTCACTTTTGAGAATGAATTCATGACTGCTTTTTCGAGTTTTATTACACAAAATCCAACAGATGAAAACATTCAGGCGATTACTGACTGCGAATTGGAAGTAATTGATAAAACGGCTGTCGAAAAACTTTTTAGTTCTAGTTTTAGATGGGCTGATATCGGCAGAAAGATAGCCGAAAATGAAGTTGTCAATCTGCATAACCGAATTTCATCACTGCAAAAAAGATCTTCAATAGAACGATACGAAGCATTGTTTATAAATCATCAGAAGTACATTCAATACATTCCATTGATTTATTTAGCATCATACTTAGGAGTTTCAACAAGACATTTAAGCAGAATAAGACAGACTGCTGTATTTTAA
- a CDS encoding Ppx/GppA phosphatase family protein: protein MIKIKKYAAIDIGSNAMRLLIANIVEEDDKDPQFNKSSLVRVPIRLGQDAFTVGEISPENIDRMVDAMKAFNLLMKVHKVERYMAFATSAMREAYNAKEVVALIKKKADIKIEIIDGKKEAAIIASTDLHHLLKTDETYLFVDVGGGSTEFTLFSNGKMVNSRSFKAGTVRLLNEMVCDVVWEEIEKWIKQNTADYEEVTLIGSGGNINKLFKMSGKLQEKPLSYIYMNSQYAYLNSLTYEQRISQLGLNPDRADVIVPATRIYLNAMKWSGARQIYVPKIGLSDGIVKAMYYGKI from the coding sequence ATGATTAAAATTAAAAAATATGCTGCTATTGATATTGGATCGAATGCCATGCGTTTATTGATTGCCAATATTGTAGAAGAAGATGATAAAGACCCGCAGTTTAATAAAAGTTCATTAGTCCGTGTTCCTATCCGTTTGGGTCAGGATGCTTTTACAGTAGGAGAAATTTCTCCTGAGAATATTGACCGAATGGTCGATGCGATGAAAGCTTTCAATTTATTAATGAAAGTACATAAAGTAGAACGTTATATGGCATTTGCTACATCAGCTATGCGTGAGGCTTATAACGCCAAAGAAGTAGTCGCTCTGATAAAAAAGAAGGCAGACATCAAAATAGAAATTATTGACGGCAAAAAAGAAGCGGCGATAATTGCTTCAACCGATTTACATCATTTATTAAAAACAGACGAAACGTATCTGTTTGTAGATGTTGGAGGCGGAAGTACCGAATTTACTTTGTTTTCAAATGGTAAAATGGTGAATTCAAGATCATTCAAAGCAGGAACTGTTAGGCTGCTGAATGAAATGGTCTGTGATGTTGTCTGGGAAGAAATAGAAAAATGGATTAAGCAGAACACCGCCGATTATGAAGAAGTTACTTTGATAGGATCTGGTGGTAATATTAATAAATTATTTAAAATGTCAGGCAAACTACAGGAAAAACCTTTGTCATACATTTATATGAATTCCCAATATGCTTATTTGAATTCCTTGACTTATGAGCAAAGAATTTCCCAGTTAGGGCTTAATCCAGACAGGGCAGACGTTATTGTTCCGGCTACCCGAATTTATCTAAATGCAATGAAATGGAGTGGAGCAAGACAGATTTATGTTCCAAAAATTGGACTTTCTGATGGTATTGTGAAAGCTATGTATTATGGTAAAATTTAA
- the ppk1 gene encoding polyphosphate kinase 1 → MFEQRYIDREKSWLAFNARVLQEAADDSVPLLDRLRFLGIFSNNLDEFFRVRFAAIRRLSLSGISGEKYFGGVTAQQLIKDITKIVIQQQSESLRILNNIEERLETENIFIIHENDINSEQEAFLKEFFIQKLSPELVTIILNDLAEFPILKDSLGYLAVKLVMKKNQEVRYAIIEIPKMVNRFVVLPSSNEKQYVILIDDVIRMHLSSIFNIFNYESVSAHMIKITRDAQLDIDSDLSKSMLEKISSSVKDRRIGEPVRFIYDQEISRDTLKFFLEKMNIDSTDSIIPGGRYHNRRDYMDFPNLGRFDLLYKKNDPLPVPGLSLEGSILSKIAEKDYLLNAPYQSFSYLIKFLREAALDPKVSSIKITLYRLAKNSQIISSLINAAKNGKKVIVQIELQARFDEASNISYAEQMQTEGIELIFGIKGLKVHSKVCVIERHEKNKIKRYGFISTGNFNESTAKIYTDVTLFTCHPQILKDISKIFDFFDTNYKVQRYKHLIVSPQYTRNRFIKLIDREIAHALAGRKTYMKLKMNSLSDLAMIDKLYEAGNAGVKIQLEVRGICSLIPGIKGLSENIEAISIVDNYLEHSRVYIFGNAGFTDVYISSADIMTRNIDARVEVTCPIYDQDIKNELIDNFDIGWKGNVKARFHSYKLDNKYRVRGDNPIFRAQWETYKYYQRKAELIEELKED, encoded by the coding sequence GTGTTTGAACAAAGATATATTGATAGAGAAAAAAGCTGGTTAGCTTTTAACGCTAGAGTACTTCAAGAAGCTGCAGATGATTCAGTTCCATTATTAGACAGGTTGCGATTTTTAGGGATATTTTCAAATAATCTGGATGAATTTTTTAGAGTTAGATTTGCTGCTATCAGACGATTAAGTCTGAGCGGCATATCTGGAGAAAAATATTTTGGAGGAGTAACTGCACAGCAGTTAATTAAGGATATAACCAAAATTGTTATACAGCAGCAGTCCGAAAGTTTAAGGATACTTAATAATATCGAAGAACGGCTGGAAACTGAAAATATATTTATTATCCATGAAAATGATATAAATAGTGAGCAAGAAGCTTTTTTGAAAGAATTTTTTATACAAAAGTTAAGCCCCGAACTTGTTACGATTATTTTAAATGATTTAGCAGAATTTCCTATTTTGAAAGATTCATTAGGATATCTGGCTGTAAAACTCGTGATGAAAAAAAATCAGGAAGTACGTTACGCCATTATTGAAATTCCTAAAATGGTTAACCGTTTTGTTGTACTGCCTTCGAGTAATGAAAAGCAATATGTTATTTTAATTGATGATGTCATTAGAATGCATTTGAGCAGTATCTTCAATATTTTTAATTATGAAAGCGTTTCAGCTCATATGATAAAAATAACAAGAGATGCACAGTTAGACATTGACAGTGATTTGAGCAAAAGTATGCTTGAAAAAATATCTTCGAGTGTTAAGGATAGAAGGATAGGAGAGCCGGTGCGTTTTATTTACGATCAGGAAATAAGCAGGGATACCCTTAAATTTTTTCTTGAAAAAATGAATATTGATTCTACCGATAGTATTATTCCCGGTGGAAGATATCACAACAGGAGAGATTATATGGATTTTCCTAATCTTGGAAGATTTGATTTGTTATATAAAAAAAATGATCCTCTTCCAGTACCTGGACTAAGTCTTGAAGGAAGTATTTTAAGCAAAATTGCTGAGAAAGATTATCTATTGAATGCTCCATATCAGTCGTTCTCTTATTTAATTAAATTTTTGCGCGAGGCAGCTTTAGATCCAAAAGTAAGTTCTATAAAAATTACATTATACCGATTAGCAAAAAATTCCCAGATTATCAGCTCATTAATTAACGCTGCTAAAAATGGAAAGAAAGTAATTGTCCAGATCGAATTGCAGGCCCGCTTTGATGAAGCTTCAAATATTTCCTATGCAGAGCAGATGCAGACCGAAGGCATAGAACTTATATTTGGAATAAAAGGGTTAAAAGTTCACAGTAAAGTCTGCGTTATTGAAAGACATGAAAAAAATAAAATCAAAAGGTACGGCTTTATTTCGACTGGAAATTTTAATGAATCTACTGCCAAGATTTATACCGATGTGACACTTTTTACATGTCATCCCCAAATTTTGAAAGACATATCTAAAATATTTGATTTTTTTGATACTAATTATAAAGTGCAGCGTTATAAACACCTTATTGTTTCACCGCAGTACACTAGAAACCGTTTTATCAAATTAATAGACAGGGAAATTGCTCATGCTTTGGCCGGAAGAAAAACGTACATGAAATTAAAAATGAACAGCCTGTCCGACTTAGCTATGATTGATAAATTGTATGAAGCAGGCAATGCCGGAGTAAAAATCCAGTTAGAGGTAAGAGGTATCTGTTCATTAATTCCTGGAATTAAAGGATTGAGTGAAAATATTGAAGCTATCAGTATAGTTGATAACTATTTAGAGCATTCAAGAGTTTATATTTTTGGAAATGCCGGATTTACGGATGTTTATATTTCATCTGCTGATATAATGACCCGAAATATTGACGCCAGAGTAGAAGTAACCTGCCCTATTTATGATCAGGACATAAAAAATGAACTGATTGATAATTTTGATATTGGGTGGAAAGGAAATGTAAAAGCCAGATTTCATTCTTATAAATTGGATAATAAATATAGAGTGAGGGGTGATAATCCAATTTTTAGGGCACAATGGGAAACCTACAAATATTACCAGAGAAAAGCTGAATTGATTGAAGAACTGAAAGAAGATTAA
- a CDS encoding SixA phosphatase family protein — MKNLILIRHAKSSWEAPLHDKDRPLTSQGMKSAHLVSSHVSKFLPKTYTIWSSTAERAVETAMIFAQNINYPLESIIYKDDLYTFDERKLEKIIKLESNGNDNIIIFGHNEAITNFVNKFGDVYIDNVPTAGFVHIEFNSESWDSINKGKTKKTVFPRDLK, encoded by the coding sequence ATGAAAAATCTAATTTTAATTCGGCATGCAAAATCCAGTTGGGAGGCACCTTTACATGATAAAGACAGACCTCTGACTTCGCAGGGAATGAAAAGTGCGCATTTGGTTTCGTCACATGTTAGCAAATTTTTGCCAAAAACATATACTATATGGAGCAGTACTGCTGAGAGGGCAGTAGAAACAGCAATGATTTTTGCTCAAAATATAAATTATCCATTGGAAAGCATTATTTACAAAGATGACTTATATACTTTCGATGAAAGAAAATTAGAAAAGATCATTAAACTTGAAAGCAATGGAAATGATAACATAATAATATTTGGGCATAACGAGGCTATTACGAATTTTGTTAATAAATTTGGTGATGTATACATTGATAATGTACCTACAGCCGGATTTGTTCACATAGAATTCAATAGTGAAAGCTGGGATTCTATTAATAAAGGCAAGACAAAAAAAACAGTATTTCCCCGAGATTTAAAATAA